The DNA segment caagcctcgcttatcaaaggttctggattatccaagccatttttgtagacaatgttttcaatactttgtgatattttggtgttaaatttgtaaatacagtaattactacatagcattactgcatattgaactactttttctgtcaaatttgttgtatatcatgatgttttggtgcttaatttgtaaaatcataacctaatttgatgtttaataggcttttccttactctccttattatccaagatattcgcttatccaagcttctgctggcccatttagcttggataagtgagactctactgtatctgctttgaactggattatctgagtcctcactgccatataaccaattcagtatggattttatacagctgtgtggaaggaatcTAAGAAGGTCTGAGgccagctatataaaatccacactgaactggattacctggcagtatggactcagtgCCCGTCCGCACAGacctataacacagaatatcaaggcagattatccacaatatcggctttgaactggattatctaacccattcagtatggattttatacagctgtgtggaaggaacctaAGGAAGTCTGAGgccagatgtataaaatccacactgaattggattaccTGGCTGTATGGACTCAGTGCCCGTCCGCACTgacctataacccagaatatcaaggcagataatccacaatatctgctttgaactggattattttatttttatttatttacaacatttatatcccgcccttctcgcccgaggggactcagggcggcttacaaaaattggcaaaatttaatgcccaaaatacaatcataaaaacaaaacaatataaacagatctattaataacattgttaaaacacattataaaaaccttaaaaacgtatatataatgatctgagtcctcactgtcatataacccagttcagcatagattttatgcagctgtgtggaaggggcctcatggttAAAGCCAGGCCTTTGAATGAGTCCCAGCAGAGAGCTGACAGTTCCCACTCTGGGgagcatgggagctgtagtccaaacccTGGTGCACCATGGGACCCCCATTTCCCAACAACAGCCTCACAGGAGCTGCTCGTTGGAATGGACCACATATCAGCAACATGTTTGAGAGAACTCGAGCCCGAACTCTACTCTCggagttggacttcaactcccagaagcctcgacTGCCTTGCTCAagggtcagggattctgggaaatcGAGTCCAAAGGCTTGGAAGGCCAGTGAGTCCCCCAAAGGCTGGGACGGCGGCCCAGGCCTGAGGGGAGCGTGGGGAAGGTGCCGGCGAGGTCCCCCCGCTCACCATGGCGTCGCGTCTCCCTTCCGGCCTTCCCTCCGAGCAACCGCTTCGTCCTCCTGCCTCAGAAGATGGCGGCCCCGAGCCACGTCGACCCAGGCGGAAGTGGCGTCACCACGCAGGGAGGCGCAGAGGCCCCGCCCTTTCCTCCCAGCGCCGCTCTGACGCCATTTCCGGGAGTTGAAAAAATTGTAAACACAGACCGAGCGTTGTCAAGGCAGCGGCAGCCACTTCCGGGGCGGGGCGAGCTCGGGCAGCAGGCGTTGCCATGGCGGCTTCGGGGCCTGGTCCTGCTTCGGGGCCGGAGCCTGGGCCTGGGCCTGGGCTGCAGACGCGGCTGGTGGAGAACCAGCCTTACGACGAGAGCCTGGAGGTGCACGAGGCCGAGGACGTGGCCAGCATCTACGCGCCCAGCCCCCCGCAGCCAGGTCTCATTGCATCAGTGGGGAGGCCTAGAGGCCagcttgggcccttcaggtgttttggactccaactcccattattcctaacagccttagagGCCAGATTGGGCCCTCTAggtgctttggactacaactcccatcattcctaacctCTTAGAGGCCagcttgggcccttcaggtgttttggactccaactcccattattcctaacagccttagagGCCAGATTGGGCCCTCTAggtgctttggactacaactcccatcattcctaacctCTTAGAGGCCagcttgggccctctaggtgctttggactccagctcccatcattcctaacagccttagagGCCAGATTGGGCCCTCtatgtgctttggacttcagctcccatcattcctaacctCCTTAGAGGCCAGCTTGGGCCCTCTATgtgctttggactccaattcccatcattcctaacagtttCAGAGACCTAGAGGCCAGCTTAggacctctaggtgttttggactccaactcccatcattcctaacagccttagagGCCACCTTGGGCCCTCTTAagtgctttggactccaactcccatcattcctaacctCCTTAGAGGCCagcttgggcccttcaggtgttttggactccaactcccatcattcctaacaacctcaggctgcttcctttcccccctcatccGCTTAAGGCCCTTTCTGTTTCTAGGCCAACGCCCTGCCCGCCCTCCACACAAGGGCCTGGCCCCAGACAGCAGTGACGATGATGACGAGGAGGAGGACCACGACGCTGGAGGCAAGGTCcgtgccagatggccatctgtcgggaaggtttCACTGGCGAAAAACCTCTTTATTCTTCCCTCTTTATTCCTCCCAGCAGGAGAAGAAGGGCCCCCAGCGCCGCTTCAGCGGGAATGAGGTGGAGGATGAGGACGAGGATGACTCTGAGACCGACTCCGAGGATGAGGATGACGAGGATGAAGAGCATGGGGCGCCGCTGGAGGGGTAttggttgctaactggagcttaattactgtatatactcaaatataagccgaccagaatataagctgaggcacctaattttaccacaaaaaactgggaaaacattgactccaatataagccaagggtggtaaatttcagaaacaaaaaatagataccaataaaattacattaattgaggcatcagtaggttaaatgtttttgaatatttacataaagctcaaatttaagataagactgtccaactctgatcaaatcattattctcatcttcttcaatgtcaatgtgcttacgtatccttttaataataatagagtaaaataatacatgtaataataaatagagtaaaatgataaatgcaataataataataaaatcagagtgaaatagtaaatgtgttaataatagtaataataataataaaaatagagtaaaataaatgtaatagtagcaacaatagagaaaaataataaatgtaataataccaataataatagagaaaaataataaatgtaccatatattctcgagtgttgctgacccaaatataagccaaccaggaccctcacccgagtataagccgaggggggctttttcagtctttaaaaaagggctgaaaaactaggcttatactcgagtatacacagtATAAGGAGGAGACGACgtccctactaaagcagctccactggctgcttataagtttccggtcccaatttaaAGTGCCAATTTATGACCCACAAAGCCCTATACAAttcgggtcctgcctatcttcgcaACCACATCTTCCTCTATGAACAAGCATGGgccctaagatctgctggggaggcctttctcttgctcccaccaccatcacaagcatagTTGGTGGGGACTAGAGAGAGGCCAGCCCCCACTCTGTCCACCTTCCgcagggatttgaaaacctggatgttccagtgtgcatttgaatGATGGTTAGTCCCTGTTCATGAATGCCTAGCCCTAATTTTCTGATAAGGTTGTATTCTGAGCAGAGAGTGATAGATTTTTGCAGGAGGTGGCTTTTGTCAGTGGCCCTTGTCTTACGGCTGGCTTTTTCCTCAGGGCTTACAACTCCGCGGACTACGACTACCTGCCCGTCTCCCTGGAGGTCAAGGAGCTTTTCCAGTACATTCGGAGGTGAGCCGGAGCAGAGGCAGCGGGGAACTGTGCCTCTTAGGGGCCCCTCCTGACTGGGCCTCCTTCCTCCCCAGGTATTCCGCCCAGATGATTGACCTGGAGCACAAGCTGAAGCCTTTCATTCCAGACTTCATCCCTGCAGTTGGAGACATTGATGCCTTCTTAAAGGTAcccttttttttgttcttgatTTCACTCCTGCTGTTGGGGACATGGATGGCTTCTTAAAAGAACAGTGTTAGGCAGGCAGGAATcggccagtccttgaagctgcaaggccatacagactggaaaactcacagcaatgcagtgattccagccttcgacaacatgtccagagaaatgtgttgtcgaaggctttcatggccgggatcacagggttgttgtatgtctttcgggctgtctgtccatgttccagaagtattctcctgacgtttcgcccacacctatggcaggcatcctcagaggttgtgaggcatggataaactagacaaggaaggtaaatatatatctgtggagagtccagggtgtgacaagagttctttgtcagttggaagccagcgctaatgtttcagttaatcaccctaattagcattggaaaggtttgtctcttgcctggggggcatcctttgttcagagtcattagctgtccttggggctcctctgccctcagagtgttgtttcCCATCTAccgttctgatttttgagttttttaatactagtagccagattttgttcattttcatggtttcctcctttctgttgaagttgtccacatgcttgtggatttcagtggcttctctgtgtagtctaacctgatagttgttggagtggtcgagcatttctgttctcaaataatctgctgtgtccaggttggttcatcaagtgctctgctatggctgatttctctggttgagtgagtctgcagtgcctttcatgttctttgactcgtgtttgggcgctacgTTTGGTGTTACGTTTTTCCAGAGAAATGTTTTTGGAGAGACCGCCTCTGAAGGGGAATGTGGGCTGTTGCTTTCAGGTCCCCCGCCCAGACGGGAAGCCAGACAACCTGGGCCTGCTGGTGCTGGATGAGCCCTCCACAAAGCAGTCGGACCCCACGGTGCTCTCCCTCTGGCTGACGGAGAACTCCAAGCAGCACAACGTAGCTGTAAGCTgggcaaagagggagggaggcaaggaGGGGGCTGTTTGGGGGACGGCACCCCTCAACGGGAAGGGGCCAAGCAGGCCTCGGAGTACATCACAGCGGATGTAAGGACCAGCATCTTGTTTCTAGCAGCAGGTCAAAGTGAAGAGCCTGGAGAACGCGGAGAAGAACCCCAAGGCTATCGATAACTGGATTGAGAGCATCAGTGAGCTCCACCGCTGCAAGCCCCCCGCCACCGTCCACTATACCAGGTGGGTAAAAGGGAGGTCCAGCCTCCCACCTGGGCTTGGAGCGAGGGCTCCTGCAGGGCATTTGGGACTCGTGCGCCATGCTTTTGTCTCCCTTCCAGGCCCATGCCGGACATTGAGACGCTGATGCAGGAGTGGCCCCCTGAGTTTGAAGAGTTGCTGGGAAAGGTACGGGTGCATATCCTTCCTTCCGACCCTGACTCCTCGGGGAGGTGCATCTGCACATAACATGGCATATGTGTGAATCTCCAAGGCCCGTGGGCTGAATCCACCCCTCCATGTCATTTGACTCCCAATTCCTGTAGTAGTGACACATGGAAGGCTGTATTTTGTTCCATTTaatcaggagagtggggtttggatttagtgtatgtatgtatacacacacacatatacaaatgtTTAGTGTGTTTTCAgggtttttgtattttatgatgttttgatttta comes from the Anolis carolinensis isolate JA03-04 unplaced genomic scaffold, rAnoCar3.1.pri scaffold_8, whole genome shotgun sequence genome and includes:
- the ift46 gene encoding intraflagellar transport protein 46 homolog isoform X3, producing the protein MAASGPGPASGPEPGPGPGLQTRLVENQPYDESLEVHEAEDVASIYAPSPPQPGQRPARPPHKGLAPDSSDDDDEEEDHDAGGKEKKGPQRRFSGNEVEDEDEDDSETDSEDEDDEDEEHGAPLEGAYNSADYDYLPVSLEVKELFQYIRRYSAQMIDLEHKLKPFIPDFIPAVGDIDAFLKVPRPDGKPDNLGLLVLDEPSTKQSDPTVLSLWLTENSKQHNVAQQVKVKSLENAEKNPKAIDNWIESISELHRCKPPATVHYTRPMPDIETLMQEWPPEFEELLGKVSLPTADIDASLAEYTDMVCAVLDIPVYKSRIQSLHTLFSLYSEFKNSQHFKALAEGKKTASPPSNPASQAGETDVLSFT
- the ift46 gene encoding intraflagellar transport protein 46 homolog isoform X1 encodes the protein MAASGPGPASGPEPGPGPGLQTRLVENQPYDESLEVHEAEDVASIYAPSPPQPGQRPARPPHKGLAPDSSDDDDEEEDHDAGGKQEKKGPQRRFSGNEVEDEDEDDSETDSEDEDDEDEEHGAPLEGAYNSADYDYLPVSLEVKELFQYIRRYSAQMIDLEHKLKPFIPDFIPAVGDIDAFLKVPRPDGKPDNLGLLVLDEPSTKQSDPTVLSLWLTENSKQHNVAQQVKVKSLENAEKNPKAIDNWIESISELHRCKPPATVHYTRPMPDIETLMQEWPPEFEELLGKVSLPTADIDASLAEYTDMVCAVLDIPVYKSRIQSLHTLFSLYSEFKNSQHFKALAEGKKTASPPSNPASQAGETDVLSFT
- the ift46 gene encoding intraflagellar transport protein 46 homolog isoform X2 → MAASGPGPASGPEPGPGPGLQTRLVENQPYDESLEVHEAEDVASIYAPSPPQPGQRPARPPHKGLAPDSSDDDDEEEDHDAGGKQEKKGPQRRFSGNEVEDEDEDDSETDSEDEDDEDEEHGAPLEGAYNSADYDYLPVSLEVKELFQYIRRYSAQMIDLEHKLKPFIPDFIPAVGDIDAFLKVPRPDGKPDNLGLLVLDEPSTKQSDPTVLSLWLTENSKQHNVAQVKVKSLENAEKNPKAIDNWIESISELHRCKPPATVHYTRPMPDIETLMQEWPPEFEELLGKVSLPTADIDASLAEYTDMVCAVLDIPVYKSRIQSLHTLFSLYSEFKNSQHFKALAEGKKTASPPSNPASQAGETDVLSFT